The nucleotide window CGTATTTACGCACTTGGATGCGACGACGGTTCTGTCCCGTGCGATTTCCGAGCTCGGTATTTATCCGGCCGTGGATCCGTTGGATTCTACCAGCCGTATTTTGGATCCGTTGATTATCGGTCAGGAACATTACGAAGTCGCTCGCGGCGTCCAGGAAATTCTGCAGCGCTACAAAGAATTGCAGGATATTATCGCCATTCTCGGTATGGAAGAACTTTCCGACGAAGACCGCCTGATCGTTGCTCGGGCACGTAAAATTCAACGTTTCCTGAGTCAACCGTTCCACGTAGCGGAAGTATTCACCGGCTCGCCGGGTAAATACGTTGCGCTCGCGGATACGATTCGCGGCTTCAAAGAAATTCTCGAAGGTCGTCACGACGATCTGCCGGAAAACGCATTCTACATGGTAGGGACCATCGAAGAAGCCATTGAAAAAGCAAAAACGCTGAGAGGGGAATAACCCATGGCCACGAATGATGCGGGAATGCGCGTCAACATCATCACGCCGGACGGCACTGTTTTCAGTGAAGACGGCGTCGATTTGGTGGTCGCACGCGCACTTGACGGTGAGTTCGGGATCATGCGCGATCATGCCCCATTAGTAGCGGCATTGAAGGTTTGGCCGATCCGCATTAAAAAAGACGGTAAAGAAATTGTAATCGCCGTATTCGGCGGCTTCATGGAAGTCAAAGACAACGTGGTTACGATTACTTCCCGAGTGGCGGAAACGGCGGACTATATCGATATCGAACGAGCGATCAAAGCGCGCGATCGTGCGCTGTCTCGTTTGGAATCCAAGGATAAGAATATCGATTATGAGCGTGCCGAACTGGCTTTGCAACGTGCATTGATTCGTTTGCAAGTCGCCGGTGCGACCAAACTCAAAAGTTGATCAAAAAAGAGCGTCTTGAAAGACGCTCTTTTTTTGTGCCGTTATATAGGAAGACTGTCGCGCTGCGGTTTGAAATGCGGCGCTCTGTATAGTAAAATAAGGAGTAATTACATTCGCCCGTAAAAAGTAAACTTTTATCTGCACATAGACACGGCGGGCAGTGGGAGAGAATACGATGCAAAAAAAGATTTGGCGCTGGGGTCTGGTCGTTACCATGCTGATGGCGATGATGTTGCTGGCCGGTTGCCAACATGATCCTGTTACGAACACGACGGCGCATGACGCCGAGCCGGTCAAGGCCGCAACGGCTCCGCCGGCCGAGGAGCCGGTGAAAAACGGCGTATCTGTTTTGATGTACCATATGATTGCCGATCTTGCGAATAATGACGCGGTGCTGGCTCCGGATCATTTTCGAGCGCAAATGCAATTTTTAAAAGATAACGGCTACCATCCGATCTCATTGCAACAATTGGATGAGTATATCAGTCACGGTACGCCGTTGCCGGAAAAACCCGTTTGCATTACGTTTGATGACGGCTATCTCGATAACTATGAAATCGTGTATCCGCTCATGAAAGAATTCGGTTTTCCGTGGACGATTTTTGTCGTTACCAATGATGTCGGCAAATCCGGTCGCGTCACTTGGGAACAGCTCAAAGAAATGCAGGCGGCGGGCGTGACGGTGGCGAACCATACTTTTTCGCATCCGCAGACGACTTACCTTCCGGCCAAGACGCAGCGGGAAGAGGTCACGTTGTCACAACAGGCGTTGGCGGAGCATTTGGGCATTGAAAATACGTACTTCTGTTATCCGTACGGTTTGTACAATAATACGCTGCTTGGCATTTTACAGGAGAACGGCATTACGTTGGCGGTGACGATGGATCCGGGCCGTGTGCATGTCGGTGATGATCCGCTTACCGTCCGCCGGATTTGGATCGGTAATCGCGTGGATTTGGAACATTTTGAAGAACGGTTGACCACGGATCAGTACCGTTCGTTATAAGGAGCTCTATGAAACATTGGTGGAATCATATCGGCATACGGTGGCTGCTGGTGACGCTGCTGTTTTTCGTCATCACAAGCCCGATTGTCGTTTTGTTCGGCCCGTTTGCGAATTTGAAGCAGGCGGTCGTTGGCGCGATTGTGCGCTCGCGCCATCCGCACTACATCACCTGGCTGTTTGATCAGCAGGAACTGGACCGCATTTTGGGACGTGTCCAGGCGGTGCCGGAACAGGATATTTTCAATTTCAAAGTGCGTGAAGATAAAACGCTGAAATTGCAAAAAATTGAATCGGATCGTTTCGTCGGGTATCTTTTGGAGATCCCGAATCCGAAACGAATCCAAGTCGCTACCGCCGCGGATATCAATGAAAAAGGCGATACGACCAGTAATATCGCCCGCAATAATGACGCGGTGGCCGCGATCAACGGCGGCGGTTTTTACGATCCCAACGGCACGGGCACGGGACGCTTGCCTTACGGTTTTATTTTGCATGACGGCAAATACCTTTTGGGCGAGAAGGTCGATGATGAAGAAGAAGTCGATTTTATCGGCTTTAGCGATAGCGGCAACCTGATTGCCGGCACGTACAATAAAGCGGAGCTTCGTCGGCTCGGCGTGATCGAGGGTATTACTTTCGGACCGCCCTTGGTCGTTAACGGACAGAAAACGATTACGCACGGTGACGGCGGCTGGGGCATCGGTCCGCGAACCGCTATCGGTCAACGTCGCGACGGCACCGTTTTATTTCTCGTCATTGACGGTCGCCAGGTCGGCTACTCCGTCGGCGCGTCGCTGGCGGACGTGCAAAATATCATGTATGAACAGGGCGCCTACATTGCCGCCAACTTGGACGGCGGCTCGAGCTCCACACTGTATTTAAATGGCAAAGTCGTGAATAAGCCGGCCGATCTTTTGGGCGAACGGATGATTCCGACCGCGTTTATTGTGAAATGAGGAATGTTGTGAAATCGCTTCGTACTACATGGCTTGTGGCGTTTGCCGCCGGAATTTTGCTGCAGGGAGCAGTCTATCTTTATTTGGACCAATACCTGTTCGCGCCGGACTCCGGTTTTTACGTCAGCGGCATGTCCGAAGAGAAACAGCAGCCGGATTCGGATCGGTTCGGACAAGTGGAAGGCAGCGGTTCCCGGTACTATTCGCATGATCGTCGTTACATGGCGATGGTCACGCCGACATCCGTGACCGTCTATGATGCACAGGATAAACAAAATACTCAGGTGATCGATCTGAAAAAGCGCGAAGTATCATTCTTTGAATGGTTGCCGGATCGGAACCTGATCTTAATGGCGCTCTTTGATCCCGACGCGAGAGGGACCGATGACATTATCATCGCGCAGTACAATCCGGAAACGCCCGATCATGAACTGGACACGCCGATTGAAAATGTACCGGCCGGATCGAAAGTCACGTCGATGGCGTATTCGACGGCGACCAATGCCGTTTATATGAAGATGCAGGTTGCCGATGAACGCTACCGCATTTACCGTACCGACGCGAACTACGATACGCGCCGCATTTATGTCCAAGCGGAAAATATCGGTCGGATCGGCGTGTTTTATGACGAAGACGTATTCTTTTATGATGATGCCGATGAAGGTATCATGTACGCATTTAACGGCAGCGACAGCTCCTGGCGCACGATTTCTCCGCCGGGCTTTTATCGTTTGATCGGCGTCGACCAAAGTAAAGCCATTTATGCGGCGAAAGTGGATTCCAAAGGAAACGCCATTGAATTGGCGCGCGGGTACTTGGGCGTCGGCTTCACGACCATCGCCAAACTCACCGAACCGGTACCGTTTTCGCAGGTCACGATCAACTACGCTCAGCAGCGGGAAGGCGAAGGCATGACCGCCAACGATCAACCAACGAAGAAGAAGGAGTAATATGGCGAAATATAAAATTCCGAAGGACAGAACCGATGCGGACATGCTGCGTGCCGCGGGTGTCAATGCTAAACGGACGACGGCGACAAGATCGTCCCAAACACAGGCAAACACTCGCGCGACGACAAGGCAATCGACAACCACCGACTCGTTTCACCGCGGCTTTTTGACACCCGAACTCGAAGAGCGTCTGGGCAAATTGTTGCTGGAAGTCAAGCTTGACTACTACAAAGACGAAATCGTCGATTTTTCG belongs to Negativicoccus succinicivorans and includes:
- a CDS encoding F0F1 ATP synthase subunit epsilon; the encoded protein is MATNDAGMRVNIITPDGTVFSEDGVDLVVARALDGEFGIMRDHAPLVAALKVWPIRIKKDGKEIVIAVFGGFMEVKDNVVTITSRVAETADYIDIERAIKARDRALSRLESKDKNIDYERAELALQRALIRLQVAGATKLKS
- a CDS encoding polysaccharide deacetylase family protein, whose amino-acid sequence is MQKKIWRWGLVVTMLMAMMLLAGCQHDPVTNTTAHDAEPVKAATAPPAEEPVKNGVSVLMYHMIADLANNDAVLAPDHFRAQMQFLKDNGYHPISLQQLDEYISHGTPLPEKPVCITFDDGYLDNYEIVYPLMKEFGFPWTIFVVTNDVGKSGRVTWEQLKEMQAAGVTVANHTFSHPQTTYLPAKTQREEVTLSQQALAEHLGIENTYFCYPYGLYNNTLLGILQENGITLAVTMDPGRVHVGDDPLTVRRIWIGNRVDLEHFEERLTTDQYRSL
- a CDS encoding phosphodiester glycosidase family protein gives rise to the protein MKHWWNHIGIRWLLVTLLFFVITSPIVVLFGPFANLKQAVVGAIVRSRHPHYITWLFDQQELDRILGRVQAVPEQDIFNFKVREDKTLKLQKIESDRFVGYLLEIPNPKRIQVATAADINEKGDTTSNIARNNDAVAAINGGGFYDPNGTGTGRLPYGFILHDGKYLLGEKVDDEEEVDFIGFSDSGNLIAGTYNKAELRRLGVIEGITFGPPLVVNGQKTITHGDGGWGIGPRTAIGQRRDGTVLFLVIDGRQVGYSVGASLADVQNIMYEQGAYIAANLDGGSSSTLYLNGKVVNKPADLLGERMIPTAFIVK